From Tachypleus tridentatus isolate NWPU-2018 chromosome 8, ASM421037v1, whole genome shotgun sequence, a single genomic window includes:
- the LOC143258657 gene encoding uncharacterized protein LOC143258657 — MHCSLRTSIFGFLLLMTCEAQQQSSEEPWRPLLKRRSRVLEDLNNTTFRQAKVSLQLKNLKSSENTSKNIYPVLLEKESHLLTSASDNADWRTGYSIKRKLPRRVKVVKRIPFVNHKENFRVLPAQSNTFQNLKPLTEISNQKEEFWIGADQQPVFVNAKALNGNFQDIKSSNRENNISILVFEGLLPEKYSSEEGTVNVASLGQTLENLLQNIPLKERKHQKETSSFQVQNINNLAPQNSLGKLSFYENTPVVGPLKYSTRQSSSGNPTVFDRNTQSLIIEIPSLEVGKISPEIDKFSSIPHVESKTSLNPHIHSSEFSIINLGGPNLPISEDVLRKSLSSGTQGEHTTHFSGTHQFNTPSEIFRTPNNDNISPSSRLTFDNKDVSGAGHSKYTELPFTNFRCRNYELPGYYADTETECKVFHICEPNKRQHDLMCPPGTIFSQALLTCDWPHKVQCSRSSDFFEINNQVYKPRPSSQDVNHK, encoded by the exons ATGCATTGCTCACTTCGCACTTCTATATTTG GATTCCTTCTACTTATGACATGTGAGGCACAG CAACAGTCTAGCGAAGAACCATGGAGACCCTTACTGAAGCGTCGTTCACGAGTTCTAGAAGACCTAAATAATACAACATTTAGACAAGCAAAGGTTTCATTGCAGTTAAAAAATCTGAAAAGTTCGGAGAACACATCTAAAAACATTTACCCTGTTTTGTTAGAAAAAGAGTCCCACCTATTGACTTCTGCATCGGATAATGCTGATTGGAGAACAGGATACTCAATTAAAAGAAAGCTTCCTAGACGAGTGAAAGTGGTTAAACGAATACCTTTTGTAAATCACAAAGAAAATTTTAGAGTTTTACCAGCTCAGAGTAATACTTTTCAAAATCTGAAACCTCTAACAGAGATAAGTAATCAGAAAGAAGAATTTTGGATAGGAGCTGACCAACAACCAGTTTTTGTTAATGCCAAGGCTTTGAATGGTAATTTTCAAGATATTAAGTCTTCCAACAGAGAAAATAACATCTCAATTCTTGTTTTCGAAGGATTGCTGCCAGAAAAATATTCTTCTGAAGAAGGAACGGTCAATGTTGCTTCTTTAGGACAAACTTTGGAAAATTTACTACAAAATATCCCACTGAAAGAACGAAAACATCAAAAAGAAACATCGAGTTTTCAAGTCCAAAATATCAATAATCTAGCTCCACAAAACTCTTTAGGAAAgctttctttttatgaaaacacACCAGTTGTTGGACCATTAAAATACTCTACAAGGCAAAGTTCATCTGGAAATCCTACAGTTTTTGATAGAAACACACAATCACTAATAATTGAAATTCCTTCTTTGGAAGTAGGTAAAATATCACCAGAAATAGACAAATTCAGTTCAATTCCACATGTCGAATCCAAAACTTCTTTAAATCCTCACATCCATTCTTCTGAATTCTCAATAATTAATCTCGGTGGTCCCAACTTACCAATTTCTGAAGATGTCCTGAGAAAAAGTTTGTCATCAGGTACACAGGGTGAACATACCACTCATTTCAGTGGTACTCATCAGTTCAACACTCCATCTGAAATCTTTCGAACTccaaataatgataatatttctcCATCTAGTAGGCTAACATTCGACAACAAAGACGTTTCTGGAGCTGGTCATTCGAAATATACAGAACTTCCCTTTACTAACTTTCGATGTCGTAACTATGAACTCCCTGGTTATTACGCGGATACAGAGACAGAATGTAAA gTGTTTCACATTTGTGAGCCCAATAAGCGACAGCATGACCTTATGTGCCCTCCTGGAACAATCTTCAGTCAAGCCCTGTTGACTTGTGATTGGCCTCACAAAGTACAGTGCAGCAGGTCTTCCGATTTCTTTGAAATCAACAATCAAGTCTACAAGCCACGTCCTTCATCGCAAGATGTTAACCACAAATAA
- the LOC143223884 gene encoding uncharacterized protein LOC143223884: MKVIKKWIILNFSIFCFTILFVESTELFFKQNKWNEDYDNNTSISSLPKQANSYINNTSISSLPKQANSYINNTSISSLPKQANSYINNTSISSLPKQANSYITSKLKQNNESLKKKILIEENYVENQLSPTNPQEEEISYRTKNITSLNNNSNKYISNENNSSQRLLFFESTYAFQENKKPFNLKFSKRTPSFLKFPHKKGRHRRYLRRHERARRYETPMFTNTFAMKLSGGETVAKKIAQNCELELVRRIFDDYFLFKHNSVCRRCKRAATRHLKKWTHDSRIEWIEQQQLLIREKRQLDQNLPEIIYDKAVELPQVEIVDSSFYYRMSEQKTAVLDEDDMNFNDPFYHDQWYLHNRGQIGYPTENDMNILPVWKAGYTGSGIHLAVLDDGVHPENPEIAKNYAKQDLEKEGHKYMREKDKQMKKKERVREQTEKDERMKKRRNWK, translated from the exons ATGAAAGTCATAAAAAAATGGATTATCTTgaatttttctatattttgtttcacaattCTTTTTGTGGAATCAACAGAATTGTTTTTCAAACAGAATAAATGGAATGAAGATTATGACAATAACACATCTATTTCATCtcttccaaaacaagcaaacagctACATTAATAACACATCTATTTCATCtcttccaaaacaagcaaacagctACATTAATAACACATCTATTTCATCtcttccaaaacaagcaaacagctACATTAATAACACATCTATTTCATCtcttccaaaacaagcaaacagctacattacttcTAAACTCAAGCAGAACAATGAGAGCCTGAAGAAAAAAATTCTGATTgaagaaaattatgttgaaaatcAACTTTCTCCAACTAACCCCCAAGAGGAAGAAATTTCTTATCGTACGAAGAATATTACCTCTctcaataataacagtaataaatacatttctaatgaaaataattcttCACAAAGGCTACTTTTCTTCGAATCGACTTATgcttttcaagaaaataaaaaaccaTTTAATCTGAAGTTTTCAAAACGGACACCTTCTTTTCTGAAATTCCCGCATAAAAAAGGAAGACATCGTAGGTACCTCAGGAGACACGAACGGGCAAGAAGGTATGAAACACCAATGTTTACAAACACATTTGCAATGAAGTTAAGTGGAGGAGAAACAGTAGCAAAGAAAATTGCTCAGAATTGTGAACTGGAACTTGTTAGAAgg ATTTTTGATGACTACTTTCTCTTCAAGCATAATTCGGTCTGTCGGAGATGTAAGCGGGCTGCCACTAGACATCTGAAAAAATGGACTCACGACAGTAGG aTTGAATGGATAGAACAACAACAGCTTTTGATTCGAGAAAAACGACAGTTGGATCAAAACCTTcctgaaataatttatgataaagCAGTGGAACTCCCGCAGGTTGAGATTGTGGACAGTTCATTTTATTATAGAATGAGTGAACAGAAAACTGCTGTTCTAGATGAAGATGACATGAACTTTAATGATCCGTTTTACCATGATCAATGGTACTTG CACAATAGAGGGCAAATTGGATATCCAACTGAAAACGACATGAACATACTTCCGGTATGGAAAGCAGGCTACACCGGAAGTGGCATACATCTGGCTGTATTAGATGATGGTGTGCACCCTGAAAATCCAGAGATTGCTAAGAATTAT